From Variimorphobacter saccharofermentans, one genomic window encodes:
- a CDS encoding AraC family transcriptional regulator yields the protein MHDINLYEKKIINDEEFPVQMFQNQIRKPGVYFTPHWHEHIEIHYFMEGRGVIKCNQKPFEVKEGSLVIINSSELHEGISYTKVCDSLVLIFEMDAFSKETANFNAIFQTIITDDSVINELLQSMYREDMEKQLGYKMALRGKIYELITYLLRNYVVENLSNRENSKRIQNLTRLNTVLQYIENNYTDPITIGTLAELIHLSEYRFCHLFKESIGQSPLSYINEVRLKKAHHLLEQKEMTIAEVAATVGFQDYNNFGRLFRKMYGYAPSKTWSS from the coding sequence ATGCATGATATTAATTTATATGAGAAGAAAATAATCAATGATGAAGAATTCCCGGTACAGATGTTTCAGAATCAAATACGTAAACCAGGAGTTTATTTCACGCCTCACTGGCATGAGCATATAGAAATTCACTATTTTATGGAGGGACGGGGAGTCATTAAGTGTAATCAAAAGCCTTTTGAGGTAAAGGAAGGAAGCTTAGTAATAATTAATAGTAGTGAATTACATGAGGGGATAAGTTATACGAAGGTTTGTGACTCCTTGGTTCTTATTTTTGAAATGGATGCATTTTCGAAGGAGACAGCTAATTTCAATGCGATTTTCCAGACCATTATTACGGACGATTCTGTGATTAATGAATTGCTACAATCCATGTATCGGGAGGACATGGAGAAGCAATTGGGGTATAAGATGGCTTTGCGTGGCAAAATATATGAACTGATTACGTACCTGTTAAGAAATTATGTTGTGGAGAATCTCTCGAACAGAGAAAACAGTAAGCGTATACAGAACCTGACAAGATTGAATACGGTGTTACAGTATATTGAAAATAATTATACAGATCCGATTACGATAGGAACACTGGCGGAGCTAATACATTTAAGTGAGTATCGATTTTGCCATTTGTTTAAAGAAAGCATAGGGCAAAGTCCTTTGAGTTATATTAATGAGGTACGGTTGAAGAAAGCTCACCATCTATTGGAGCAAAAGGAAATGACCATAGCTGAGGTAGCGGCTACGGTCGGCTTTCAGGACTATAATAATTTTGGACGGCTGTTTCGAAAAATGTATGGATATGCACCTTCAAAGACATGGAGTAGTTAA
- a CDS encoding sugar phosphate isomerase/epimerase family protein: MKLGTFTVVLGDMSFENACEFLSKNGVQMVEIGCGGYPGRAHCDPNELLSDEGKLENFKAILAKNNLEISALSSHGNMVHPVKEIADKFDEDLTKAILLAEKLGVPVVNTFSGCPGGSPEDKTPNWVTCPWPDDFSAILDYQWNEVLIPYWKKKVAFAKEHGIHKIALELHPGFCVYNTSTLLRLREAVGPEIGANFDPSHLIWQGMDPCASIRELGKAGAIFHFHAKDTKVDTYNTAVNGVLDTAHYGNEISRSWIFRTVGYGHGEEFWKGIISELRLAGYDYAISIEHEDSLMSGREGLLKAVSFLKNVLLYEDRGSMFWA, translated from the coding sequence ATGAAATTAGGTACGTTTACAGTAGTATTGGGTGATATGTCCTTTGAGAATGCATGTGAATTTCTATCAAAGAACGGTGTTCAAATGGTGGAAATCGGGTGCGGTGGCTATCCAGGAAGGGCACACTGTGATCCAAATGAGTTATTATCCGATGAAGGTAAATTAGAGAATTTTAAGGCAATACTTGCTAAGAATAATTTAGAAATTAGTGCATTGAGCAGTCATGGAAATATGGTTCATCCGGTTAAGGAAATTGCGGACAAGTTCGACGAGGATTTAACTAAAGCGATATTACTTGCTGAAAAACTTGGAGTTCCGGTGGTGAATACATTCTCTGGATGTCCGGGAGGAAGTCCGGAGGACAAGACACCTAACTGGGTAACATGCCCATGGCCGGATGATTTCTCAGCGATACTTGACTATCAATGGAATGAAGTCCTTATTCCTTATTGGAAAAAGAAAGTAGCCTTTGCTAAGGAGCATGGCATTCATAAGATTGCACTAGAGCTTCATCCAGGCTTCTGTGTATATAATACAAGTACCTTACTTCGACTGAGGGAGGCAGTAGGCCCTGAAATTGGAGCGAATTTTGATCCTAGTCATCTGATCTGGCAGGGAATGGATCCGTGCGCAAGTATTCGGGAATTGGGAAAGGCAGGAGCAATCTTCCACTTCCATGCTAAGGATACGAAGGTAGATACTTATAATACAGCCGTGAACGGAGTACTTGATACAGCCCATTACGGAAATGAGATTAGCCGTTCCTGGATCTTCAGAACTGTAGGATATGGACATGGAGAGGAATTCTGGAAGGGTATTATATCCGAGCTGAGACTGGCAGGATATGATTATGCAATCAGCATTGAGCATGAAGATAGCCTAATGTCAGGTAGAGAAGGTTTACTAAAAGCCGTAAGCTTTCTTAAGAATGTACTGTTATACGAAGATAGAGGAAGCATGTTCTGGGCATAA